The Novipirellula aureliae sequence ATTTTGTCGCAGGTCAAACAGGCATACAATTTAGCCTGTCTCAACGGATCGGCCGGCCCGCTGACCCATGCCGTTTTCCAAGCTGCCAATCGGACGGCGAAACGGGTTCAACAAGAAACGTCGATCCATCGTCGCCGCGTCAGTGTCCCCAGTGTCGCGGTGGGCGAAGTCGTGCCGGAAGTCTTCGATTCGCTAGCCGACAAGCATGTCCTGATTTGCGGCGCGGGTGAGATGAGCGAAGAAACGTTGCCTTACCTAAAACAAGCGGGTGCGACTAAAATCACGATCATCAATCGCAACCTCGAGCGAGCGAAAGCATTAGCCAATCGCTTCGATGTGCAGGCGGATCCATGGCAATCGCTGCACGATTATTTAATCGAAGCGGATTTGTTGATTGGGACCACCAGCGCACCGGAGCCAATCTTGACGGCATCCGATTTCCAAGCGATTCAAAACAAACGCAAGGGCCGGATTTTATTGGTTTTGGATTTGGCGGTGCCGCGTGACTTCGACCCAAAGCTGGGGGATTTTTCGGACGTCTATTTGTACCAGATCGACGATCTACAAATTGCCTGCGACCGCAACCGCCGCGAGCGAGAAAAGGAACACCCTAAGGCGAAACAGATTATCGCGGAAGAAACATCTCGTCTGATCGCATCGCTAAACCATCGCTCGACGGGCCCGATTATCGAACGGCTTCGTACGAATGCCGAGGAGATCAAACAAAGCGAATTGGACCGTTTGCGGAACAAATTGATGCAACTCAACGTCGATCCGTCCGTGTTTTCTGAGGTCGAAAAATCATTTGGACGATTGACCAATAAACTCCTGCACCCACCACTAGCGTCGGTCCGTGACGACATCGCCGGCGGACATCAACGAGGGTTACTCGAAGCACTCCGCCATCTGTTCAAATTGGGTGATGAATAAAGGCGCGGTCCGCTAAAACGAGGATAGCGGTAGTGGATCTTTGTTGAAGATCCTCATACGTCGGGATCTTGAACAAGATCCACTACGCGATCAAAACCGCGACCAAAACCGATTGCCTACGTCCAATCTTCGTCATCGTCAGCGGCATCGTCGTCATCTTCCCAGTCGTCATCCTCTTCGTCGTCGTCTTCCCAATCATCGTCGTCGTCGACCTCTTCCCATTCGTCGGATGGCTCGTCTTCGTCGATGTCATCTTCATCCTCGAGATCGTCATCCTCGAGATCTTCGTCGTCGAGATCGTCATCATCGTCGTCGTCAAGATCGTCATCGTCGTCATCCCAGTCATCATCATCGTCGACGAAATCATCTTCGTCGTCGTCGTCGTTGTCTCCATATATTTCGTCCTCTTCGTCCTCGATGATCGATTGAGGATTACATTGTTCCGAATCTAATTCGGTGGCATTCGCCAAAACCGGATCGACGCTAGTCAATAAATCTGATTCGGCTTCGGAGAGAACCGATGCGACAGCGGTGCTCACGACTGACTCCTTCGTTGATGAAAAACTATCGGTAGGGGGGGACTCTTGAGGTTTATCTGACTCTTCTAAATCTTCTTGTAAAGTTTGCCACTCGATGGTTGGCAAGTTATCTGTATTGGGCAAACCGAAAACGTGCAAGAAGTGTTTGGTAGTACCGTACAAATACGGTCGGCCTAATTCTTCGCTTCGTCCTGCAATTCGAACTAAATCTTTCTCCATTAATTGGCGGAGCAGGTCTCCACAAGCGACGCCTCGTATTGCTTCAATCTCTGCTCGCGAAACATTTTGCCGGTATGCGACAACCGCTAGCGTTTCCATCATCGGCGTTGACAACCTTACCGCTAAAGGCAAATGTCCCAATCGGGTCAACCATGGTGCTAAAGCGGGACGCGTCATCATACGATATCCGCCTGCAATCAATTCTACGCGAAGCGCTCGTCCGTAACTTTCGTATGTCGTGTTAAGCTGGCGGACAAGTGTACGAGCCTCCGTCGCATCCGCCAAGTGAGCCATTTGCGATAGTTTTCGCAGCGATAATGGCGACTTCGCCAAGAACAATACCGCTTCGACTCGCTTCCGTTTTTCGAGTGGATCCTCTTCGCTATTTTGCTCTTTCGTTAGGTTTTCGGCATCCAAAGCGGTTGCCGAATCGAATTCCGATGCTACCGCGGGTGCCGACCGCAATCGTAACCCATAAGGCCGGTTCGTATTTGGTAAATTGATCCCGCCTAGCCTTCGACCGGACACTTGGTTTTTGGTCTGGTTTCTGGGAAAACGAGCTTGTAAATCTTGTCGTCCCCATGCCGCTGAGAAACCGTTATAAACCATCTCGCCCTTTGATGACTCCTTTGTTGTGTACAATCGGTAATCGTTTTGTTCGATTCGATTCTTCAGCTTTTCCGCAACTTCTACCAATTTCATTGTTTTGTCCACACCATCAGCCCCCATTCGTTCTACGAAAAAGCAAAAAGGTTCCCTTCGCCGCTGGGTGATTGTGCTCAGTGCTGTGCTCGTTTCGCTGTTCGTGTTCTTGTTCGTCCGCATTCAAGGGGCCGTGACCGGTAGCGAATTCTCGCCCGATTCCTTCTCCGTTCGCGAATTCCGATTTTACGAACTACCGATTTTTCACCTACAAATCACGCCGATTGACCGATCGACCGTCACTCCGTCCACCGCTATCTATCTACGGCAAACCGCCCTTATCAACTCACCGACGAAGACACCGGACCTCTGGCATTTGGTCTCGATGACGCGAGGTTTTACTGGAAAAACGCCTGCCGATGCGGAGCTATTGGTTGACCAACTGAACATCAAAATAGCTGGCGGCGCGTATTGGCGGCTGTGGAGTGTCGACCAGCCCGCAAAAGCCAAAGTGTTTTGGCCAATCATTCAAAAGCTGGCAAAGCGAGAAATGTACATTATGATGCCAAAATTGTTTGAAATCGCCCAGTCGGAACGGTCGGTCGATGAGATGACCGAGCGGCTCGATCAATCATTACGCTCGCAATACGAGGGTTTGATTCGAGACATGCGGGCAGCCGATCAAAACGAACTGGCGGACCAATTTTTCAAAGAAATGCTCGAGGACTTTCCGAACGATTTTCCGAACGATTCTCCGATAGAACCTTGACTCGAATGATCTATCTTGACAACAACGCAACCACTGCACTCGACCCGGTCGTGGCCGACGTTATTTCCGAAACGCTTCGTCTTGGCCCAGCCAACCCGTCAAGCCAACATGCGCTCGGTCGCGCGGCACAGCTTTGCATCGATGAGTCGATGGAAACGATCGAATCTTGTTTGGAAACAAAGCTTGACCAACCTGGGGGCCCCCGGTTTCTGTTCACCAGCGGCGGCACGGAGTCGAACAATTTGGCGATTCGTGGCATCGGTGATGCCAATTCCGCTATCATTTTGAGCCGAATTGAGCATCCCAGCGTGATGGAGGTAGCACAACATTTGGCTGCTGCGGGCCGCGAAGTTCGCTACTTGGACGTTGATTCAAACGGCGTTGCGAAAGTCGACGAGCTCGAAGGGCTGATCGAATCCTGTACCACCAAATGTGGTCTGGTGTCGCTGATGACCGCGAACAACGAGACTGGCGTTCTACAGCCGATAGAGCAAGCTGCGACCATTTGCCGTTCTTTCGATGTGCCGCTGCATGTCGATGCGACCCAATCGATCGGGAAGGTTCCGGTGTCGCTTGAAAAAATCGGAGCTTCTGCGGTCACCATCACGGCTCACAAATTTCACGGACCAACGGGTATTGGCGGATTGTGGTTGGAGGGAGGCGTAGCGCTACGGCCGTTGTTGTTCGGCGGCGGTCAACAACTCCAAACGCGACCCGGAACCGAGCCGGTCGCGATGATTGTAGGCATGGCCGCGGCGTTAAAATTGGCGATCGATCAACGGGAAAAAAACGCCTTGCATATGACCAAACTCCGTAATCAGCTCGAAAACTCGCTCATCGATACGATCGATGATCTGGTCATTCATGGCCGTGAGGTCGCCCGGTTGCCTTCGACGAGCTGTATTTCTTTTCCGGGTGCGGATCGGCAATCGATGTTGATGTCACTCGATTTTGCCGGAGTTGCCTGCAGCAGCGGATCGGCGTGCAGTAGCGGCAGCAGTCCGCCAAGCCATGTGTTGACGGCGATGGGCATGCCGACAAGGCTTCTGCAATCCGCATTACGGTTTGGAACCAGCAAGTTTTCCACCTCGGATGATATATCTGACGCCTCTGATCTTATCTCTAATTGCTGCAATCGTTTACGTTCAAAAAACAATGTGGAAAACTCTTCCTTTTAGGGCTTGTTTTTTTTTTCTAGTTGGTAAAATTCTGGTTAGAATCGTCACGTTTTGGAAATAGCGTCATCTTCCTGCTTGCGATCGAGTTGCACGCAAGCTGGATGCTTACGCCACCTATACGTTTGCTGACCCAATCCTTTGTCTTCGATTGCACTTACAACCGAGCCTGATTCAGGTCGCCACGACGCCGATAGCGAAGTGGTCGCGTTCCCTTTGGAGCGGCCTCGGTTAAAGGTACGTCGTCGCAGTGCAGCTGCGTCGGCCAGTCCGATGATCTTGCCCTATTTTTTGGCGGGTCCTGAAAACCGGTTGGCCGCATTCATCGGTCGCCAAGAAGCATCGTTGTTCGAGTTCGGCAACCCGCTGTTGTTTATTGGCCCAACCGGATGCGGGAAAACCGCTTTGGCTTTGCACGTTGCGATTCGTTATGCGAACCAGCTAGGCTATACCGAATCCAACTCGGTCGTACACCTGCCAGCGATCGATTTTGCTCGCCAGTATGCCGATGCCGTGGCCGCCGATGTGCTGCCATCGCTTCGCGAGCAGATCGAATCGGCTCCTGTGTTGGTGATTGACGATTTGCAAACGATGACAACCAAGTCATCAGCCCAAGACGAATTGTCGCTCCGCATCGACGCCCGCGTGGAATCTCGTCGACCTACGATTTTGACATGCCGCCGATTACCGACCGAGGTTCGGGGATTGCGTCCGTCGCTGGTTAGCCGCTCGATTCCTGGTTTGACGATTCCCTTAAGTTGTCCAGTATCGCCGACTCGTTCCTTTGTCTTTCGCGAATTAGCGATGCAAATGAATCTCGACTTGGATGCATCGATGTTTGGTATGCTCGATGAGGGAATCGACAAAAACTCTGCGGTGCGGAACATGTATGCCGTCATCAAGCGGATCGATTTATGGTGCCGCATGAAGGACCAAAAACCGACTTGTGAGGCTGTTGCTGAGGCGATTCAAGCGGTTTCACCGAGCCAAGATCTTTCCTTGGCCAAAATCACTAACACCGTTGCACGTCATTTTCGCTTGAAAGCCCGCGACCTACGGAGCGGTTCTCGCAAGCAGCATCTGGTCCGGGCCCGATCGTTAGCGATGTTGTTGGCTCGGCGAATGACGGCTCTTAGCATGAACGACATCGGCGAATACTTTGGCGGTCGCGATCATACGACCGTTTTGCATTCGATCCGTAAGACCGAAACGCTACTCCAAGACGATGCCGATCTGCGCCAAGCCGCCGATGAGTTAGGCGAAAAGCTCGTTTCGTCTTGATTATTTGCCGCCTCTCGGTGGTGGAAAACTCGTTCGTAACCTGATACTTCTTCGTTGGCCATTCCGTTCGGCTTTCTCACCTGCCTAAACCCACTGTTGATGCGTGTCAGAGACTGACAACATAGCGAACACGTTTCACACCGTCGGTCAACACGTTTTCCACCTCTCCTCTCACTCCTCAACTCGTTACCCATCATTCACTTACAGCGATCGATATCAAGTTAGTAACCATTCTCGTGCTCGGATTACGAATACGACGGTATTTAAATACTTAATCTTCTTAGAGATCCACCTACAAAAGAAACTTCTCGACATTTGGCTCTTACCACTACGAAATCAGCGTTCAACTTAGTACAACATGTGCATGAAAAGTTAGTCCCAATTTGTAATGGTTCCCAGCCGATCGTTTTGCCACTTATCCTAGTTCGCCATGAAAATTACCTGCCAACGCGAATCGCTCGCCTCAGCCTTTGCTCTGGCCGCTAGCATCGCTCCGACGAGGTCGCCGAAAGAGATTTTGCAAAATGTGAAAGTCACGGCAACCAACGGTAAGATCACGCTAACGGCAACCGATTTGGATGTTGGCATTCGATTGGAAGTCGAGGAGGGCGTCGAGGTCGAAACCGAAGGCACGGCCCTGCTACCGGTCCAGCGGATGATGTCAATTTTGAGGGAAAGCAATGATGAAACGCTGACGATCGAAACCGATGATTCAGGCATCCGAGTCAAGGGTTCCCGTAGCAAGTTCCGGTTGCCGGGAAGCAATCCCGACGAATTCCCCAGCGTGGCGGAATTTCATGAAGACAAGTACCACATCCTACCAACGCGATTGTTCCGCGAAATGGTGAAGCGGACGGTCTTTGCCACCGATTCGGAAAGTAGCCGCTACGCTCTCGGCGGTGTGCTTCTCGAAATGGAAGGCAATACGATCATTGCTGTCGGTACCGATGGTCGCCGATTGGCCAAGATGGAAGGGACCGGCGAACCACAAGGGGATCACCAAACGACCGGGATGAGCACGATCGTGCCGACGCGAGCGATTCAGTTGATGGAACGGGCACTCAGTGACAAAGAAGACACCGTCGATGTAGCAGCCCGAGCGAATGACTTGCTGCTAAGGACCAACCGAGCGGTTATCTATTCACGATTGGTCGAAGGTCGTTATCCGGTTTGGCGGCAAGTCTTTCCGAAGCGAGAGAAAGCGGTACAGATAGACATCACCGTTGGCCCCTTATTCGCCGCGCTGCGGCAAGCGGCGATTGTTACCGATCACGAAAGTCGAGGCATCGATTTCACGTTCGGTGATGGAACGTTGAAGCTAGAAGCGAGTACGTCGGAGATCGGTGAATCCCAGGTCGAGTTGCCGATCGCGTATGACGGAGAGCCGATTACGCTGACGATGGACAATCGTTATCTAGCCGATTTCTGTAAAGTGCTCGACAGCGAATCGTCGTTTGTTATGGAAGTGGAGTCGTCATCATCGCCCGCACTGCTTAGCACCGATGATGGTTATAGCTACGTCATCATGCCAATGGCTCGCGACCGCTAAGCCAGTCAGTTAAAGCCAAACATGTCAATGATCGGATACAAAGCGGCGGAAATCCTCAAACCGCTGATCGCCTATCCATCGGTTAGTTCGACCAGCAACGCAGCGATTTCGGACCATCTAGCGTCGCTGCTTCAAAGCCTTCGTTTTGACGTAGAGTTAACCACTTACGTTGATAACCGAGGGGTCCAGAAAGTCAACGTCGTGGCTCATCGAGCAGCCGAAAGACAGCTCGGTCCGATGGAGGAGCCGCAAGCAGGCGGCATCGTCTACTGTTGCCATACCGACGTTGTGCCCGCGCAGCGGTGGACTGGCCCCGGCGGGGATCCCTTTGTCGCGGTGATCGAAGAGGGCCGGCTATACGGTCGCGGATCGTGTGATATGAAAGGGTCGATTGCCGCATTTCTGGCAGCGGTCCAACAAGTTTCGCAAACCAAACAGACACGCCCGCTATGGATTATCGCCACCGCCGATGAGGAAACGGGTTTTGGAGGAGCCAAACACGTCGTTGCGGAATCGGAGATGTATCGGCAAATCGTAGCAGGACAACCGTTAGCGATTATTGGTGAACCGACGCTGCTGAACGTCGTCCACGCTCACAAAGGGATCGTTGGGTTTCGAATCCGCAGCCACGGGCGGGCGGCACATAGTAGTCGGGGCGATGGCGTCAATGCAAATGTAGCAATGATTCCAATGCTGAATAAAATCGCTGAGTTGCACAGAAGAACGTTGGAAGACAAACGTTACCATGATGAACGGTTCGATCCGCCAACATTGTCATGGAATTTCGGCTTTACCGATCACGATACCGCCCTCAACGTCACGGCTGCCTTAAGCGAAGCATGGGTCAGTTTCCGCATGATGCCCGAAATCGATGGTGAGGATTTGATAGCAGAGGCAAGACAGTTTGCTGAGGTATTGAATTTGGAGTTTCATCGGGTCGATGGAGGTCCACCGCTGTGGATGCCAGCGGATAGCAAAAGCGTAAGATCGATGTGTGAATTGGCAGCTACCGAGCCGATTACCGAGTGCTATTCGACAGACGGTGGGCAATTTACGCAGTTAGACCAGCGATTGGTGATCGGTCCAGGAGACATTGCTCAAGCCCACACGAGCGATGAATCGATAGCATTAGACCAGCTGGATCGGGGTACGGAATTCTATCGGCAAGCGATTGAGCGTTGGTGCGTTTAGGGGATGAAAGTCAGGCAGCGGTGGGCGGCAGGTCGATGCGCAGGCCAAAAAACTCGGCATTGGTATTTTTTTGAGGACATCGGCGTTGACAGGGATCTCAAAAAGTGGCTATTCCCAGTTCAACCCCGGCGACTCGTCGAAGATTTATCGCAGGAAGTGATAGAATTCGAAGAGTTTTCGGTGTACGTGCCTTGAAGGACTGTGGATTGATCCACAGCCGGTTCGCTGAAGATTGGTCTGTTTCGGCCACGAGCGTCTTTGTTTGATGAAGCCGCTTTTGTCCCAAACAGGTTAATGTTCGCTAGCGACCGTTATCATTGAAGTCTCACCGCGAAGAAGGAGAGTCGCGTTGAACCGCCTCTTAAACGCAACCGCCCCGTGTGCAGAATTTGCGACTCGTGCTACCCGATTTCCATTGGTGACTCGTTGCACCTTTGTGACTTTGGTCGCTTTGACGACAAGCGTGTCTGCTCAAATCCCACTCCCCCCCGGCTCGAATCAATCGGGCTCGACCCAATCGGGCTCGACCCAATCAGGCTCGATCAGGCCAGGCACCAGCCCAGGTTATGCCATGCCGGCACAACCAGGTACGGCGGCAGGCTCGGTATCACCAGAGCAACTGATGGACCAAGTCCGTTCGGCGATGAACCGCAAGGACTATGCTCGTTCGGTCGAGTTGTTTCGGCACGCAGCCGCTTTGGCAGTCCAATCGCCCCAGTCGGCACCGCACATTGAACGACTGCGAGGCGAGATGATCGCAGCGGGTCTTGACCGAGGATTGTTGGCTTTGCCGCCGAGCCGTCCACTGGGAACACTGCTTCAGGGCAATCCACCCTCATTAGGAAATCAAACCGCAACCAGTTCGGGCATCGAGCGAATGCCAGAGATCGCCGGTGCGAAGCCGATCGGTTGGGGAAACAACTCGCCGTCAACCAACGATCCGAAACGAGAAGCGCTCCGCTTGATAGCAATCGGTCGTGCGGCTCTCGACCGAGGTGATACTTCGATGGCATTGAACTTTGCGAGGCAAGCTCAGGCATTGAACGTGCCCGAGCGGGAATTCGCAGCCGGTGAGCCTCGCGTCTGGCAATTACTGCTCGACGCAGAATCCGCCGCACGACGTAGTGGCATCCGTTTAGCCAGTGCGACCGATTCCACAGGAGCGGTCCAGCAAGCAGGCGGTATGGTGGATGAGAATGGATCAGCGGTAGCACAAACCGTCTACAATCCAGGAGATGGCAACACGATTGAGCAAGTTCAAAATCAACAATATGCTCCGCTACCAAGTGGCACCGTCGCTGCCGATATTCCGTCATCGGCGATGGTGGACTACCAAGAAGGCTTGAAGGCGTTAAGCAGCGGAAATCAACAACTTGCACGTGAAAAGTTCTTGAGTGCTTGGAAGTACGAATCAACGCTCGATTTGGAGACACGTCGACAATTGAAAGACAAGTTGACGTTGTTGCAACCGAACCGATTGGGTTCCGCAGGCATGTCATCGGCAGCACAAGCTGACCTAACACCGATCGACAAGGCAGCATTAGAGAACCAAGAAAATACGCGGCGAATGTACCGCGAAGTAACGGCAGAATTGGCGAAGGCCAGTGGCATGAAGGAATCCGCTCCACTCGATGCACTCGATGAACTCGAAAAACTTCGTCGTCGTGTTGAAGAGGCGAACTTGGATGAAGCAGCGAAGCGATCGCTATCGACAATGGTGACAAAAGCACTCAAGGATCAAAATCAGTACGTCGAAGCGAATCGAGCACAGATCAACCTCGACTTGCAAAACGAAGCGGTAAAAACCCGCTTGGCGACGGATGCACAGCGTGAAGCACGTATTGATGATGAAATCGCTGCACTTGTAGAAACGTTCAATCAGTATATCGAAGAGCGTCGATTCAATGAAGCAGAAGTTGTCGCCAAACAGGTTTCAGAATTGAAGCCAGGATCACCGATCGCGGTCACCATGTTTCACAATGCTCGGATGCAAGTTCGGGGTTTGATGGATCAAGAGATTCGCGATGGCCAAGAAGAGGGATTCATGCAACAGATGTTTGGTGTCGCACGAGCTTCCATCCCAGGAAACCCTGATATGGAATATGAGATGCCGGATGCCCAAACGTGGCGAGATCTATCAGGACGCCGATTGGCGGGCCGAGATACCGACAGCCAACTGACTCAACGTGAGCAGGAGATTAAGCGGCTGTTGCAAACCGACGTCAACGTTCGATACAAGAATCGACCACTACAAGAAGTGATGGATGATTTGTCCGCGGTAACAGGTATCCCAATTGTACTCGACAACCGAGCAATGTCGGCGGTACGAGTGACGTCCGATACGCCCGTAACATTGAACTTGCAAAATAGTATCGCACTCAAGAATGCGTTGAAACTAATGCTCGATCAATTGGAGTTGACCTACTTGATCGCGGATGACGTATTGAACATCACCAGCATCGAAGCGACTCGCAGCAAAGTCTTTCCAAAGACCTACCGAGTGACCGACTTGGTCACACCGATCCCTAACTTCATGACTAGCTATGAAGACGGTTTGGCCGGTGCACTTCGAGCAGCCTATCAAATGACCAATCCCCAATCCGATGTTCGGATCATGCCGGTATCAGCGACCGATATGGGCCGCAATATGGCTAACAGTATGTCACCGAATCGAACCAACCCCGACGTGCTTGGACAGTATGCTCCGATGGGTATGGGCGGCGGCAGTGGTTTTGGACTCGGCGGTGGCGGAGCAATGTCACCGATGGGTAGCGGTCAAGGTGGTAATTCATTCGCGGACTTCAATTCTTTGATGGAATTGATCCAAACAACGGTTGACCCCACAATGTGGGAAGAGATGGGCGGAACGAGCACGATGGCTCCCTACCCACAAAACTTGAGCTTGGTTATCAGTACGACCAGTGAAACTCACGACAAAATCGAAGCGCTGCTGGCGACCCTTCGCCGGTTGCAGAACTTGCAAATCACCATCGAGGTTCGTTTCATCACGTTGTCCGATACGTTCTTTGAACAGATCGGCGTCGACTTTGACATTCAGTTTGATGATGATGTAACCGAACTGCCAAGCGACGATCATGGACCATCGGTTCAAATTGGTTTCGATGGTGTTAGTGGACTGCCGACGGCTGACTTGGATATTCAATTCCAGAACAATAGTTTTGGAGCAACGCCACCATTCAGTGCTCCTGACCCTGGTGCGATTTCAACGGTCGGGTTTGCAATCTTGAGTGATATCGAAGCCTTCTTCTTCTTGCAGGCGGCTCAGGGTGACAACCGGAACAACGTCATGCAAGCACCGAAGGTGACTCTGTTCGACGGACAATTTGCGTCGATCTCGGATATCACACAAAGACCGTTTGTGACCAGTATCACGCCCGTGGTCGGCGACTTTGCCGTCGCACAGCAACCGGTGATCGTGGTTCTCAACGAAGGAACTCAGCTCAACGTGCAAGGAATCGTCAGCGATGACAAACGCTTTGTTAGATTGACCTTGGTGCCGTTCTTTAGCCAGATCGGAAACGTGGAAACGTTCACCTACGAAGGTACGACCACCAGTCGTAGTAGTAGTCGGAATCCCAATGGTGATACCAACGGTGACGGTGTTGTGGACGAAGAAGACTCAGCCGATGAAGAGAACAGTGTTACAACTCGAACCGGTACGACGGTACAATTGCCAACCTTGGCGAGTACGTCGGTTAGTACAACGGTTAGCGTACCAGACGGTGGTACGATCCTGTTAGGCGGGATCAAGCGATTGTCCGAAGGTCGGGCGGAACGAGGTTTACCGTTCCTCAGCAAGATCCCGTATGTCAGTCGCTTGTTCCGAAACGTTGCAACGGGCCGTGATGCTCGAAGTTTGATGTTGATGGTAACACCACGAATCATCATCCAAGAAGAAGAGGAAGTAGCCCAAACCGGTTTCGATTCGACTCGAAGCTAAGTAGCCGCTAGAGTAGCCGCGTCTCTCCGAGACGCGAAGTATCCTAACCTCGCCCAACGAAAGTTGGGCGAGGTTTTTTCATGAGGAATGGTTCCCGCTTTCGGCTCGGAGAGCTGAGCGACATTGTGGAGAGAAGCCGTTACGAACCATCCATAAATCTCTTTAGCGGGCATTGCTCACTGGTTGGCTCACCCAGTCGGTAGCGTCTTAGCAGTTCTTTGGATCGTTTTGCCAACATGCGGCGAACTTCTCGACGCTTTCCCTTTTCGCGGGGAATTTTCATTGAATCGTACGCGGTCGTTTGATGCCGCATCCAAGCAATCACGGCGGACTCAGCTCGTTGCTCAACGGTAATTCGCTTAGTCCTTGCCACGGTACCGCTGCCGACGGGAGTGGCATGATCGGTAATCGCTTTGGCCATCTTCGCCGCCGTCTCCTGATAGCGGGAATCAAAGTCGAGATAACTCAAAACGGAATCGTAGAACTCATCGACATAAGCCGCTTGTGCTCGATCACGACGCTGTTTATCCGCTTCTCGTCGTTTTGCATAAGCGTCGGTCGATCTTTCCGCATCGAGTTCGCCGCGAATTCGATCGATTGTATCGGCGGGTGCCCAAATGCCTTTGGAAAACGTTCGTCGACCCTTCTTTTGCTGGACCAGCCAAAACTCGCCCAACGCTTTCACTCGGCGCGTCAAGGCGGCATCGCCCGGTTCCAACAACACCCAAGTTGGGGGTGGACGAAGAACTTTACCATCGGCATCGCAAACCGTATTGGGGCTCGGTCCAGGCAAAAAAGTGGGGGGTGGGTTCGCAGGTGGCATGTGTCGGTAGGAATGGTGGAAGAGGTTTCTAAACCGTCGGTTAAGGATTTTGAAACAGGCCAGAAGCCTATTCAACACTTACAGATAGATTTGCTTGACATAACGAATGTCATCTTCATCGACTCGGCTAAGTTCACGACTTCGTTCGAGCAATTCAATCTGTTGGCCTAGCTTATCAGAGTCGATCTCGCTTTTCGAGCTTCTAACAATTTGCATCACCTCTGATTTTCGTCCTTGAACAGCAAAAAAGAGTGGATGAAATTGGTTCAGTACAACGAGACGCATTTGATGTAAAAATTGGGTGTCTAGACCAACGTCTTGCGTAGCGTCAAAAACTTGCAAGTATTGATTGACACGACTACCGAGAGACTCTTGGGATAAAGACTTGGCATTTGCCGAAAGGAACGCGATATAGGCTTTTGCTCGAGGGATACTTTCCACTTTTTGCTTTACATTTGATTCAAGATCTTGAAGGCATTTCCAAGCCTTATCACGATCAACGATAGGATCTCCGCCATACCGCTGAGCGAACCCGGCTTTGCGAACGTAAAGC is a genomic window containing:
- a CDS encoding type II secretion system protein GspD: MPAQPGTAAGSVSPEQLMDQVRSAMNRKDYARSVELFRHAAALAVQSPQSAPHIERLRGEMIAAGLDRGLLALPPSRPLGTLLQGNPPSLGNQTATSSGIERMPEIAGAKPIGWGNNSPSTNDPKREALRLIAIGRAALDRGDTSMALNFARQAQALNVPEREFAAGEPRVWQLLLDAESAARRSGIRLASATDSTGAVQQAGGMVDENGSAVAQTVYNPGDGNTIEQVQNQQYAPLPSGTVAADIPSSAMVDYQEGLKALSSGNQQLAREKFLSAWKYESTLDLETRRQLKDKLTLLQPNRLGSAGMSSAAQADLTPIDKAALENQENTRRMYREVTAELAKASGMKESAPLDALDELEKLRRRVEEANLDEAAKRSLSTMVTKALKDQNQYVEANRAQINLDLQNEAVKTRLATDAQREARIDDEIAALVETFNQYIEERRFNEAEVVAKQVSELKPGSPIAVTMFHNARMQVRGLMDQEIRDGQEEGFMQQMFGVARASIPGNPDMEYEMPDAQTWRDLSGRRLAGRDTDSQLTQREQEIKRLLQTDVNVRYKNRPLQEVMDDLSAVTGIPIVLDNRAMSAVRVTSDTPVTLNLQNSIALKNALKLMLDQLELTYLIADDVLNITSIEATRSKVFPKTYRVTDLVTPIPNFMTSYEDGLAGALRAAYQMTNPQSDVRIMPVSATDMGRNMANSMSPNRTNPDVLGQYAPMGMGGGSGFGLGGGGAMSPMGSGQGGNSFADFNSLMELIQTTVDPTMWEEMGGTSTMAPYPQNLSLVISTTSETHDKIEALLATLRRLQNLQITIEVRFITLSDTFFEQIGVDFDIQFDDDVTELPSDDHGPSVQIGFDGVSGLPTADLDIQFQNNSFGATPPFSAPDPGAISTVGFAILSDIEAFFFLQAAQGDNRNNVMQAPKVTLFDGQFASISDITQRPFVTSITPVVGDFAVAQQPVIVVLNEGTQLNVQGIVSDDKRFVRLTLVPFFSQIGNVETFTYEGTTTSRSSSRNPNGDTNGDGVVDEEDSADEENSVTTRTGTTVQLPTLASTSVSTTVSVPDGGTILLGGIKRLSEGRAERGLPFLSKIPYVSRLFRNVATGRDARSLMLMVTPRIIIQEEEEVAQTGFDSTRS
- a CDS encoding M20 family metallopeptidase; its protein translation is MSMIGYKAAEILKPLIAYPSVSSTSNAAISDHLASLLQSLRFDVELTTYVDNRGVQKVNVVAHRAAERQLGPMEEPQAGGIVYCCHTDVVPAQRWTGPGGDPFVAVIEEGRLYGRGSCDMKGSIAAFLAAVQQVSQTKQTRPLWIIATADEETGFGGAKHVVAESEMYRQIVAGQPLAIIGEPTLLNVVHAHKGIVGFRIRSHGRAAHSSRGDGVNANVAMIPMLNKIAELHRRTLEDKRYHDERFDPPTLSWNFGFTDHDTALNVTAALSEAWVSFRMMPEIDGEDLIAEARQFAEVLNLEFHRVDGGPPLWMPADSKSVRSMCELAATEPITECYSTDGGQFTQLDQRLVIGPGDIAQAHTSDESIALDQLDRGTEFYRQAIERWCV
- a CDS encoding DUF2293 domain-containing protein, whose protein sequence is MPPANPPPTFLPGPSPNTVCDADGKVLRPPPTWVLLEPGDAALTRRVKALGEFWLVQQKKGRRTFSKGIWAPADTIDRIRGELDAERSTDAYAKRREADKQRRDRAQAAYVDEFYDSVLSYLDFDSRYQETAAKMAKAITDHATPVGSGTVARTKRITVEQRAESAVIAWMRHQTTAYDSMKIPREKGKRREVRRMLAKRSKELLRRYRLGEPTSEQCPLKRFMDGS